The following nucleotide sequence is from Ornithodoros turicata isolate Travis chromosome 2, ASM3712646v1, whole genome shotgun sequence.
AGGCTCGAGTCCAACAAGGATGGGACCAAGTGGTTTGGGAAGTGCTGGTACATCCACGAGCTCCTCAAATATGAGTTTGAAGTGGAATTTGATGTGAGTCATATTTCTTTTAACATTCACATCTGACCTCTTACAGCACAGCATAGCAGTATCTTCAGGTAGTTGGTGATTCCTTGCTTTACACTTCATATTCTTCTGTGTGCTAGAGATGTTTAAACAGATACTGTGGGGGTGGCACATGACAGCACAATGGCTTTGCCAAACATGTGAAAGTTGCATGTGTTGAGTATGGAGGAGTCCAGTGCATGTACATTGAATTTGAACAGTGTACATTTAAATTGAACAGTGCATGAATTTTATTTGTACTGTGTTTCTTTGTGTGTATTATATTTTGTGCAAAATGATTTTAAAATCCTAAGGCAGGCACCCAAGGGTGCCTATTGAAGAAATTTTTGCAAATTGAGAGTGGGGGCTTGAACAGTAAAATTCTGAAATTTAAGCAGGAATGGATACAGGTTCTTGTCAATGCAAATCTTGTCTGGTCAGGTGAAATGAATTGCCAGGGTTTGTAACTGCCACCTTTATAAGCCATAGTGTCAATGTAGCCATACACAGCATGTTTTTTCTGCATTGATGGTCATGTTACCAGGgcctgaaaccgaaacagatatCCGTTACAGTTCACTTCCCGAAGTTTGCAAAGGGTTCAGTTCTGGTTGCACCATTGCATTCCACCATTGCATAAACTGGCAAGAACACTGTTGCCCATTTCATGCCTATTAAGCTTCACGTACAGTAATGCGTGCTTTCCTTTCCAATTCCAAttaatttacttttttttttcactaaagCCTTGGTTTTGTTGATTGAGGCATTTCAGCTTCGATATCTATTTGTGTTCTCTGTGTGCAGTTTTAAATAGCATATAGGATTGTGTATAAGAATAGAACTTAAACGTACGTTTGGTACATATTCATTTGGCGGTGACAACGGTTTAGACACAGACTAACACACAAAGTGTCCATGTCTAAACCGTTGTCGGCTCCAAATGAGGATTGTGTGTGACGGGAACTTGGTCTTGCACAAACATCTTCATGAAATTTAATCTTTTGTGTTACAGATTCCAGTTACATACCCCACAACAGCACCTGAGCTAGCTCTCCCCTCTTTAGATGGAAAGACTGCAAAGATGTACAGGTAATAAAAAAATTGTTAAGTTGGATGGTGCTCTAGGGTTCAGAAATCTCACAACTCACTGCAGCCACGAGGAGGGAAGAACAGCAACTTGAGATCAAAGAAATTTTGGATGAGGTGAAAGGATGAGTGAGCCTTAGCAGCTCACCATCCTCTCTCGCTCCTTGGCACGCATCCTTCTATAAACTCGACTATCATTTATGTGTGACCCTTGACTGATGGCCAGTTCTGTTTCAGGGGCGGGAAAATATGTTTAACGGACCACTTCAAACCTCTTTGGGCAAGAAACATTCCCAAATTTGGTATTGCACATGCCATGGCTCTGGGGGTAAGTGTACCTTTCCTCATGTTACACGGTATTGTAAACATGTGGAACTTTCTGGCAATCTCAATTATACCACATACAgtgggtgtttctttttagctgcaacaaattttcctAAAAAGGGGATTTGCCTAGGACGCTTTAACTTTTGCCATTTGATTACTTCACGTGGCTGCTACTAGAGAgccatatttttttctcaattaggggactaattaacagagatatcttaatcaactttttaattattgccTTTAGGGAGCACATCTCAATTgggatattaaagcctgatctccaCACGATCCGCTCGAActactgatgaagcacaaaatgAATTGCAGCACGCGCTATACAAACTTGACTATTtcacatccggcgtctgctgcAAACCGCAAGTGACCGGCAAAAgagcgacagtgacgtcgatatctccgccttCACTtagcgtcacagaaaaacgtcatgTGCGATTCAGgcaaacccttatcgcggtatgtttcacgatctttgttttgtttttctttctttctttcttttcctccttctTGTGTTCGCAGTCGCTCGCCATATCACTCCTTTCATCCTGCTCCTTTCATCACGGCTCTTGCCCTTCTCTGCTGATATGTAGTGGTGATGCGCAAAGCTCCTTGCAagcaaaagacaaaaacaaaacggAGATCGTGAAACATACAGCGATAAGGGTTTGCCTGAATCGTGTATGACGTCTTTCTGTGACATTAAGtcagggcggagatatcgatgTCACTGTTGCTCTTTTGCCGATCACTTGCAGTTTGCAGCAGTGGGTGAAATAAAAAGAACTACCAAGTagcatagccagaaaaatattttgtgaaGGGTTCTACTGAAACTTTACGTGAGGGGAGGATTTCACACttgtttccctttcccaaatgcactaccaaaagcACAATGTTGAGGGAGGGTTGAACACTTGAAACCCTCCCCTCTGGCTGCACCACTGTACCAGACAGCAAAATCCAAAGTGATAGAAACTAAATTTGCAGTGTACTTATGAGTACTTAAACATATTTTGTCTAGTCCTTTGTAATTTACTTAAAAGTACATTTGCAATGTGATACTTTTTACTACTTAaagtactaatgatgccaggtgcttagtactttactttaagtacaattgTTGGGTACTTTACCCAACACTCCCCATTGCAGCATGAAGAGATACTGTTACCTAGTGTCACGTGAAATCATTTGTGTGCATTGTTACGTACTATTGCTTGTGGTTTAAAATCGAGTAATGTGTTTCCAAGATGATGCAGTTTCACCTTCATATTCATGTGCATTGTAGAATCGCTGTCTGCGCTAATAGTGAAAGCTGCTGTGCGACACAGATGTGCCAGGATAATTTCATTGCATTTCAGACGAGCCAG
It contains:
- the LOC135383798 gene encoding ubiquitin-fold modifier-conjugating enzyme 1 translates to MVDDATRKTLSNIPLLKTKAGPRDKDLWPTRLKEEYQALIQYVQNNKENDNDWFRLESNKDGTKWFGKCWYIHELLKYEFEVEFDIPVTYPTTAPELALPSLDGKTAKMYRGGKICLTDHFKPLWARNIPKFGIAHAMALGLGPWLAVEIPDLIQKGILKHKDELPAK